In Leptospira harrisiae, a genomic segment contains:
- a CDS encoding TRAP transporter large permease, with amino-acid sequence MGSWGILLLLLALILLRQPLIVLMGAITVYCYYFLPDPPLESFQELNSIIGDLFFAGDKEILLAIPLFIIAGNLMTHGSIARRLIRIAQAMTAPIPAGLAIAGVFSCGIFAAISGSSPVTLIAIGGLMYPSLTKAGYPTQFSMGLLASGGTLGIIIPPSIPMIVYAIMVGVSVTDLFIAGIGPGILLMSLLMIYSVFRAGNVGRGKWDWPEIRTAWKEGVLALLMPVVILGGIYSGFFTATESAAIAVFYAILVEVFIHKELSFPKIPKIMAESAEMLGILFLILILAVSLNKFMIENEIPQNLVATMSELISSPVTFLIGVNVLLLIVGMFMDIMSAILVLAPLLAPMAINYGINPVHFGIIMIVNLEIGYLTPPVGVNLFVASGIFKQPLGKVIQSVAPIVGLFLIGLMLISWIPEISLGLLGGEAAAPTP; translated from the coding sequence ATGGGTTCTTGGGGAATACTCCTACTCTTACTTGCTTTAATTTTACTCAGACAGCCACTCATCGTACTTATGGGTGCCATCACTGTGTATTGTTATTACTTTTTACCAGATCCACCTCTTGAGTCTTTCCAAGAACTCAACAGCATCATTGGAGATTTGTTTTTTGCTGGTGATAAAGAAATCCTTCTTGCGATTCCACTTTTTATCATCGCAGGGAATTTAATGACTCATGGTAGTATTGCAAGACGACTCATTCGGATTGCCCAAGCCATGACGGCACCGATCCCTGCAGGCCTTGCCATTGCAGGTGTATTTTCTTGTGGGATTTTTGCTGCCATTTCTGGATCTTCTCCTGTGACACTTATTGCTATCGGTGGACTCATGTATCCTTCTCTTACCAAAGCAGGTTACCCTACTCAGTTTTCTATGGGTCTTCTTGCTTCTGGTGGAACTCTCGGGATCATCATCCCTCCTAGTATTCCTATGATCGTGTATGCGATTATGGTAGGAGTTTCTGTTACCGATCTTTTCATTGCAGGGATTGGTCCAGGAATTTTACTCATGTCACTTCTTATGATATACTCTGTGTTTCGTGCCGGAAATGTAGGTCGCGGAAAATGGGACTGGCCAGAAATTCGCACCGCATGGAAAGAAGGGGTTCTTGCCCTTCTTATGCCTGTGGTGATCCTTGGTGGAATTTACTCAGGATTCTTCACTGCCACAGAATCAGCAGCCATTGCTGTATTTTATGCCATCCTTGTCGAAGTATTCATTCACAAAGAACTTAGTTTTCCTAAGATTCCCAAAATCATGGCCGAAAGTGCTGAGATGTTAGGGATTCTTTTCCTCATCCTAATCCTTGCAGTCAGTTTGAACAAGTTCATGATCGAAAATGAAATTCCTCAAAATCTCGTAGCGACCATGTCCGAACTCATCTCAAGTCCAGTGACCTTTCTCATTGGTGTGAACGTATTGTTACTCATCGTGGGAATGTTTATGGATATTATGAGTGCGATTCTTGTGCTTGCTCCCCTTTTGGCACCTATGGCAATCAACTACGGAATCAATCCAGTTCACTTCGGAATCATTATGATTGTGAACTTGGAAATTGGTTACCTCACACCACCAGTGGGTGTGAACCTATTTGTGGCATCTGGAATCTTCAAACAACCGTTAGGTAAAGTGATCCAATCGGTAGCCCCTATTGTGGGACTATTTCTCATTGGTCTTATGCTTATCA